CCGACCGTGAGAAGTTCGCCGAGCACCGCTGGTACCGGGTGGACGTGCGGCCCGGCCAGGAATTGCGGGCCTCGGTGAGCATCGGCGCCGACCGTGCGGTCAACAACGACTACGGGGTCCTGCTGCGGGCCTCGACCGTGCACGGCAGGGAGATCGTCCGCGGTGCGGAGGCCGGCGACGGCCGGACGGATGTGATCTCCTCCGGGCTGCGCTACCCGAAGGCGCCGTCCGCCTCCTCGGATGACGACACATCCGCGGCGGAGACCGTCTGTCTGCAGGTCAGCAACTCCTTCTCGGCACCCGCCTCGGTCAAGACCGACCCGGGCCTGCCCGTCGAGCTGACCGTCGACCTGGTGGACGGGCCCGATGACGCCTCCGACGCGGCCTTCTTCGGCCTCGGACACGGCTGGTGGCTGCTGGTCTCACTGGCCCTCGCCGGCCTGATCGCCGGCCTGTTGTGGGGCTGGATCTCCCGTTGGCGCGTGACCGTCTGGAGGACCCGCTGATGCGCACCCTACGCACCCTGACGACCGCTGTGCTGGCGGGCGCCGCCTTCTTCGGCACGGTGGGAACGGTCTTCGCCGACAGCCCGTCCCCCAGTCCGAGCACCAGCACGGACGGGGAGGCGCCGGCCCCGACGGAGGCCGGTACCTCGTTCCGTACGGCGACCGCCATCAGACCGGACCAGCGGGCCACGGCCGATGCGTCCACCGGCGACTACCTGTACTGGGTGCTGCCCGTGGACGCGGGGCAGCGCGCCACCGTCAAGGCCAAGGTCTCCCTCCCGCGGAGCGCCCGGCACGGCACGGCCACCTGGCAGCTCGATGTCTATGACGGGCTGCGCCGCCGTCAGGCGTGCCAGTACGGCGCCCAGACCAGGGCGGCGGCCCGGGATGCCGATTCCGTCGAACTCTCCTGCACGCTGCGCACGGTCCGCGCCTGGGCAGAGCCGTGGGCGAACGATCCGCTGCCGGGCAGCTACTACGTACGCCTGACGGTGGTGGACCTGCCCAAGGACGACCTCGGTCTGCCGGTACACGCCGAGGTCGACGCCGCCCTCGCCGACCAGGGCGGCGCCCACGACGTGGACGGCACGCTCGCGGCTCCCCTGGTACCGGGCGCCTCCACCGCCTCACCCGAGGCCCAGGAGAGCGCCGCGCCCGGGAAGCCCGCCGCCCTGGGCGAACCGGACGGCGGGTGGTCGTCCGGCGGGTGGTCCGACCGCTGGCTCTGGACCGCGGCGGGCGGGCTGCTCGCCGCCTTCGGTGGCATCGCGGGCTACCGCTTCACTGCGGGCTCAGGACGCCCGTCGCGGGTGCCGCCGGGCGCCTGACCGGCCCGGGGGCGGCCATGGCACGTGCCGTGGCCGCCCCCGGCCGGCTTCCGGACGTCAGCGATTCAGCAGTCACAGCAGCTGCAGCCGTCACAGCAATCGCAGCAGTCGCAGCAGCTGCAGTCGTCACAGCAATCGCAGTCCTGGCAGCACCCCTCGCGCTTCTTGCGCGACCACGGTCCCTCGTACTCCTCCGCGCAGCAGAGCTTGCAGGTGCAGCAGAGCCCGATGGCGACCGCACAGCCGGCGAAGAAGCCGCGGGGCTTCTTCGGCTGCTGCGGGAAGTGCGGCATCCCGCCCTCGCCCCCGCCGGAGCCGCCACCGTGACCGCCGTGGCCGCCGCTCGGACCGCCAGGCCCGACCGGGCCGCCGCTGTACGGGTTCTGAGGCCCATTCAGGTGCTGCTGCCCGTGAGCGTACGGGCTGCCGCCGGCCGGTGCCTGGCCGTAGTGGGGAGGCTGCCCGTACGGGGAGGGCCCGCCGTTTCGGTACGGGTTCCGGCCCTGGCCGTCGTAGGGCCCCGGCGCTCCGTGCCCCTGGTGGGAGCAGGAAGCCGTGCCGAAGGCGCGGTCCACCGAGCGGCGCAGTTCGTGGACCAGCAGCACATGCACCAGCGCGGAGTCGGCGAACTCCACGTCGCGCAGGGCGAGACGGATGCCGTGCAGCGCGTCATCACACAGCCGGCGGGCCTGGGCGAGGGTGGCACCCGTGGCGGCGAGCGGGTTCCAGGCGCCCTCGGCGGCGTCCGAAGCACGGTCCTCCACGGCGTCGAGGAGATGAGCCAGCCGCCCGAAGAACCGGCCGGCCTCGGCCAGCGGCGCCGCGTTGCCCGGCCGGCCCGCGAGCACCGCGGTGTGCGCGAAGGCCGCGGCGGTCGCCGTCTCGGTCGGCTCGGTGATGAACGTCAGTGGTGTGCCGGGCCCGGCCAGCTCCTCGATGCCCAGCTGCCGGTCGACCGCGTCGACGAGTACGGCGGTGTCGAAGCCGAGGGTGGCACCGGTGCGCGCCCCGGCCCGGTCCCATCCCGCGGCGACCTTGCGCGCGGCGGCGGCCACCGGCCGGCGGCGCAACGCTCCGTTCCCGTCGGCGACATGGTCGCGTATCTTCGCCGAGGCGAGCACGAGGGACACCGATGCCGCGAGGCGCGCGCCCTCTCCCTGCGCCACCGATGCGGTCCGCATACCCCGCAGCGGACAGGGCCCCGCGGTACGGCGGCGGGCCTGCGCGGGGCCGGACTGCGCATCCGTCAGCACGGAGATGATCAGCCCGTCGTAGTTCGTGACGACCCGGGCGAACTGCCCGTGGTCGCCGCGCAGCGCGAGACAGAGACCGCACAGATGGGCCATCCACTCCGCCTTGAGTCCTTGCGACAGGCGATGGGTGCAGGGCCGGACGATTCCGAACATGTGGAACAAACCCCCGTAAGACATCGGCATGGACCGGCCTCGGTCGGTGCGGGCCGGCAGCGGCAGGAATCGTACCGAGCGGGCCGTTGACCTGGACACACGCCCCATGCCGGGCGCCATGGAGGCCGGGCGACACCTGATGGGCCGTCATATCGGCGGTGACGGTGGCGCGGTCGCCGGACCCGTCCGGTCCGGCCCGCGCGGCGGTAACGGCGGCCGCTCCGCGGTGCCAGGGGAAACACCGGCGGAGCGGCCGCGGGGCCCGGGTCCACAGGAAGGCCGGGCCGGGCCGGGAATCGGGGAAAATCCCGCGGCACATCCCTTTGTACGGACTGCGCCCCGGGAGTGTTCAACCGGATTGGGGATACCTCGGCCGGGACGGTCCCCGCGGCAGGTCCCACGCGGGCCCACAGCGGGCCCCGCTGCGGTCGTCAGGAAAGGACGCCCATGCCCAGCAGGCCGAAGAGGAGGGCGCCGACGAGGATCCGGTAGATCACGAAGGAGTTGAAGGAGTGCTTGGCCACGAACTTCAGCAGCCAGGAGATGGAGGCGTAGGCGACGCCGAAGGAGACGACGGTGCCGATGGCCAGGGGCGCAACGGCGGCACCGGTTCCGATGGCGTCCTTCAGCTCGTAGATGCCGGCTCCGGTGAGGGCCGGGATGCCCAGGAAGAAGGAGAGGCGGGTGGCCGCGACGCGCTCCAGGTCGAGGATGAGGGCGGTGGACATCGTCGCGCCGGAGCGGGAGAAGCCCGGGAAGAGGAGGGCGAGGATCTGGGAGCAGCCGACCCACATGGCGTCCTTGAGCGAGGTGTCGTCCTCACCGCGCTTGTGGCGGCCCATCTGGTCCGCCGCCCACATCACCCCGCTGCCGATGATCAGCGACCCGGCAACCACCCACAGGGAGGCGAGCGGGCCCTCGATCAGGGGCTTGGCGGCCAGGCCGACGACCACGATCGGGATGGTGGCGTAGATCACCCACCAGGCGAACTTGTAGTCGTGGTGGTAGCGCTCCTCGCGATTGCGCAGCCCGCGGAACCACGCACCCACGATGCGCACGATGTCCTTGAAGAAGTAGACGAGCGCCGCGGCGATCGCGCCGACCTGGATGACCGCGGAGAAGGCGACGACGGTCTTGTCGTTGACGGGGATGCCCATCAGACCTTCAGCGATCTTGAGGTGGCCGGTGGAGGAGACCGGAAGGAATTCCGTCACCCCCTCGACGGCTCCGAGGACGACGGCTTGGCCGATGCTGATCGCGCTCATGGGATCCATTTCCGGTGATGGGGTGAACGTGCGGCGCGGGTGCGCCGTGGTGCGGTGGGCGTGGGGTCCTGCGGCCGGGCGTGCGGCGGGGACGAGGGGGCATCGGCACCCTCGTCGGTGCTCTCGGCTCGGCCGGGGCGGGTCCCGCGGATGCCTCCGGCGTCACCGGGATCCACGTATGCCGCGGCGCACCGGTCGGTGAGGCGACTGTACTGGTGGTCGTGCCGTCGGCCGAAGCGAAGGGCGCGGCGGGCGGGCGCGGCGGGCGGGCGCGGCAGCGGCCCGATGGGCGGACGGGGCGGTGGGGACGGCCGGCGAACTGTGCCGGTACGAACGGGGCACGTGCGAACAGGGCCGGTGCCGGCAGGGCCGGCGGGACGGGGCGACCCGGCCCGGGAGCGGGAGAGCGCCGGGCAGGGTGACGGGGCCGGGTGGCGGACGGCCGCCGGGATTCGGTACGGATGAACGGTGCCCATGACCGGCGACGTACAGAAGGACGGACACCCGGGCACCGCGCCATGTCGTCAGCCCCTCCCGTGCTGGGTCGGGATGCGTCGCGCGCGCCCCGGTGTCTAGAGTGCCAGATGGTCTACAACACTGTAGACGACCAGGAGGGGGAACCGTCCCATGGCCGAGGCGCAGGCGCAGGCACACCCTCGGTCTGCGGAGACGCCTCCCGGCCGGAGAGCGCACTTCCCGGACAGGCGCAGCTCCCGATCCGTGGGTGCGCCTCCCGATCCGCGGGCGCCCCAGGAGGCGCAGGCCCCCACAGCATTGTGGGGCACCGGGTCCCGCCGGCTCACACCAGGCACGTCACCCAGCGCCGGTAGGGTCCTCCACCCGTCCCGCACCAGCACATATGAGGAGTCAGGATGCCGCTTGCCACGATCGCCGCAGTGATCGCCCCCACCACCACGGCAAGAAGGGCCCGACGGCCGACCGACCACTGGGAGGCCGTGTCGTGACCCCTCTCTCCCACTCCGCCGCCGCTCCCGCCTCCGCCCTGCAGGACGATGATCAGCCGGCCTCCGCCGAGCGGACCGCCGCCGGCCCCGGCCACTCCCCCGCCCGTCCTCCGGCCGGCGCCCCTGGCGGCAGCCAGGGCGAATCGGCGCCGCCCCCGGCAAAGCACCGCGACGCATTCTTCGACAACGCCAAATACCTGGCGATCGTGCTGGTGGCTCTGGGCCACGCCTGGGAACCGCTCTACGCCGGCAGCCGGAGCGCGGCCGCGCTCTACATCTTCGTCTATGCGTTCCACATGCCCGCATTCACCGTCATATCCGGGTACTTCTCCCGTAGTTTCGAAATGCGGCGGAACCAGCTGCAGCGGCTGGTCACGGGCGTCGCCGTCCCGTACATCGTCTTCCAGACGGCCTACGCGGCGTTCCGGTACTGGGCCGGCGACCTGCCGGACTTCTCGGTCGACCTGACGGACCCGTGGTTCCTCACCTGGTTCCTGGTCGCCCTGTTCCTCTGGCGGCTCACCGCCCCGCTGTGGCGGATCGTCCGGTGGCCGGTGCCGCTGGCCCTGGCGATCGCCCTGGCGGCCTCGGTTTCCCCGGATCTCGGCAGCGGCCTGGACCTGCAGCGGGTCCTGCAATTCCTGCCGTTCTTCGTCCTGGGCATGTGCCTGAAACCGGAGCACTTCCAGCTCGTGCGCCGCCGGGCGGCACGGGTCGCCGCGGTGCCCGTGCTCGTGGCCGCGCTGACCTTCGCCTACTGGGCCGTGCCGCGCATGAACGACGCGTGGTTCTACCACACCGACAGCGCACAGCATCTGGGGGTGCCGTGGTGGTGCGGCGTCCTGATGCAACTGGCCATGTTCGGCTGCTCCTTGGTCCTCACGGCCTGCTTCCTGGCCTGGGTGCCCGGCCGCCGGAGGTGGTGCACCGTACTGGGCGCCGGCACGCTCTACGGCTACCTGCTGCACGGGTTCCTGGCCAAGGCCTCCCGGTGGTGGGACTGGTACGACGCCGACTGGATCCACACCCCATGGGGCGCCCTCGCCATCACACTCCTCGCCGGGGTGATCGTGACGCTGCTGTGCACCCCACCGGTCCAGCGCGCCCTGCGCTTCGTCATGGAGCCGAAGATGACGTGGGCCTTCAGGAAAGAGCCGTCGCCCCCGCCCGGCGCTCCACAGGGCCGTACGGTCTGACCCCTGGCACACCTGCGTGAGGGTGACCGGGGGGCTGGGGCGGGGCAGTGGCCGGGGGGCGGGGCAGTGCCGGGGCACCGGCACTGCCCCGCCCCCTCTGCGCCCTCTGCCCCCGATGGCCCGCACGGCCCCGGCGGATAGCATCAGTACTGTTGGCGTAGCTCATACGTGCGGTGGTGGCTCACCTCGGGGCCGACCGAATGCTTGATGTGACGTGATCGGAAGTGCCTGCAAGATGGCCAGCAGCCCCATGAGCCCAGGCCCCCCGGATCCAGCAGAGGCGCCGGCCATGGAACCATCCTCGGCGGCGTCGTCACCCCCGACCGGGATCAGCCTGCGTCAGCTGCTGATGTCGCTGGGTGAGCCCCTGGTGGAGCTGCAGGCCGCGCCCGCCGGGCTGGACGTCGAAATCCGCAGCGTCGCACTGCTGGACCCCGAGGATCCGCCGATCACCCACCCCGGCGAGCTGGTGCTCGCCATAGGCGCCCGCGGCCGCGCCGCATTCCCCGCGCTGCGGGCCGGCGGGCGCGACGGCGCCACCGCCGTCGCGGTCAAGCTGGACACTCCCGGGCAGGCCGCGGCGCTCAGCGCGACCGCCGTCGAGGCAGGCATCGCGCTGCTGTCCGTCCGGAGTGAGGCGCGCTGGGAGCAGGTGGACGCACTGGTCCGCGCGGCGTTGGAGAGTGTGCCGCAGGGGCGCCCCGGCGAGGGGCCCGAGGAAGGCGACCTCTTCTCGCTCGCCCAGACCACCGCCGTCCTCACCGGCGGCATCGTCAGCATCGAGGACACCGCCAACCGCGTGCTGGCCTACTCCCGCTCCACCGACTCCGACGAGGTCGACGACCTGCGGAGGCTGTCCATCCTGGGCTGGCAGGGTCCGGAGGCGTATCTGGCGCGGCTGCGGAAGTGGGGCGTCTTCCAGCGGCTGCGCGCCTCCGACGAGGTGATCTGTATCGACAGCCACCCCGAACTGGGCATCCGCCGGCGGCTCGCGGTGGCCATCCGGTCCGGGGAGCGGCAGCTGGGCACCATCTGGGTACAGGAGGGCTCGGTGCCGCTGACCGAGCACTCGGACCAGGCGTTGCTGGGTGCGGCCCGGGTCGCCGCGCTCCACCTCGTACGCCGCCGCCGTGAGCTCTCCGCGGACCTGACGCTGACCCGGACACTGGCGGCCGGACTGCTGGAGGGCAGCACCGGACCCCAGCCGCTGGCGAACCACCTGGCCCTGGACGCGGCCCGGCCGGCCGCCGTCCTGGGCTTCTCGTACGGGACCGCCGAGGCCACCCCGCCGGAGCTGGCCCGCTCCGAGGTCAGCAACCTGATCTCGGTGCACACCGCGGCCCGGCACCGAAGCGCCCTGGTCACCCAGGTCGACGCGCGGATCTACGTACTGCTGCCGCAGCTGCCGCGCAGCATCGACACCGGCACTCTGCGCGGCTGGGGACAGGCGATCACCGAGGCCGCGGGCCGGCATCTGGGCATGTCGTTGCGCGGTTCCATCGGCTGCATCGTGCCGGGGCTCGGGGAGGTTCCCGAATCGCGGCGGGAGGCGGACCGGATCCTCGACGCGATGGTGAGCGCCGGGGTCGCCACCACGGTCGCCGCGCTGCCGGACATCCAGGCCGAGGTGCTGGTCAGCGAGGTGCTGACGCTGCTCTCCGCGCACCCTGAGATGCGCGACCCCCGGCTGACCGCCCTGGTCACCCACGACAGCCGGAGCCAGGGGCAGTTGGCCGAGACGGTCCTCGCTTACCTGAACGCCTTCGGCGACGTACGGGCCGCCGCCACCGAGCTGCATGTGCACCCCAACACGCTGCGCTACCGGATCCGCCGTGCCGAGGAGTTGACCGGCCTCGACCTCAGCCGCCCGGATCAGCGACTGCTGGCGATGCTCCAGCTGCGACTGCCGCCCGCTCCCTGAGCGCGGGCAGATACGGCGGGGCACGCCAGGCGAGCAGACACCGGACCACCACGCGCCTGACCACCACGCGCGTGACCACCACGCCTGACCACCACGCCTGACCACCACGTCCGGGCACCACGTCCGGGCACCACGCCCGAGGCACGACGGCCGGGCCGCGCTCACCCGTCCCCCGGATCACACGGACCACCGCTAGTCCACAATTCTCCTAAACTGGGCGATATTGCTCCATTGAGCTGACAGGCTGGCGATGATGACCTCGGAGAATGCGGTGCCGGGCGGGTCGGGCCGCGCATGGGACATGGCGAAGGCGGCCACCGCCGAACTGGACGCACAGGGGCGGGTCGCCGCGTGGACCAGGGCGGCGGAGCGGCTGCTCGGCTATCCCGCCGAGGAGGTCCTGCACCGTCCCGCGGCGGAGCTGCTGGCGATACCCGGCGACGAGGCGCGGGTGGCCGCCGTGGCCCGGTGGTGCCGCTCGGGGGACGGCTGGGGCGGCTCGGTCGCGGCCCGTCACCGGGACGGCCGGGATCTGCAGCTGGCGGTGCAGGTCACGCCGCTTCTCGACCGCACCGGCCAGGAACGGTGGTCCGTCCTCGCACTGGAGGAGTGGCGGATGCCGGGCGGCGGAGTGAACCAGCTGATGCTGGAACCGTTCCTGGCGCGTGCACCGGTCGGTATGGCGGTGCTGGACACCGATCTGCGGTACGTCTGGGTCAACGAGGTACTGGAGCGCCTGATCCCGCTCGACCGGCGGCTGGGAAGACGGGTGGCGGAGGTCTTGCCGAAGCTGGAGGCCGAGGCGTTCGAGGAACGGATGCGGCGAGTGCTGGGGACCGGGGCGCCGGTGATGGACTACGAATTCCGCAGTCCCACGTACGCGGACCCCAGCCAGGAGCGCGCCTACTCGGCGTCGTTCTTCGGGCTGGAGGATCCCCAGGGCCGGCGCATCGGCCTGTGGTACATGGTCATCGACGTCACCGAACGCTGGCGGGCGCAGGAACGCCTGGCGCTGCTGAACGACGCCAGCGTGCGGATCGGCAGCACGCTGGATGTCGCCCGGACCGCACAGGAACTGGCCGATGTCGCCGTGCCGGCGCTCGCCGACTTCGTCGCCGTCGACCTGCTGGATTCGGTCCTGCGGGGCGCCGAGCCGGTTCCCGGGCCGGTCGACAGCACCCCCACCATGCGCCGTTCCGGCCAGCAGTCGGTGCACGAGGGCTGCCCGGAGGCCGGGCTGGCCGTGGGGGAAGCCGTCCAGCGTTCCCCCTCGTCGCCCATCGCCCGCTGTCTGCTCAAGGGCGAATCCCTCGTGGAGCCGGTACTGGACTTCGCCACCAGCTCCTGGGTCACCGAGGACCCGGTCCGGGCCGATGTGATCCGCGCCTTCGGTTTCCGCTCGGTGATGGTGGCGCCGGTCAAGGCCCGGGGCATCACCCTGGGCGCGGCGACGTTCTTCCGCTCCCGCCGTCTGGGGCCCTTCGTGGCGGATGACGTCCGGCTCGCCGAGGAGCTGGTGGCCAGGGCGGCGGTCTGTGTCGACAATGCGCGCCGCTTCACCCGCGAGCGCGCCGCGGCCCGGGTGATGCAGCAGAACCTGCTGCCGCACGAACTGACCGGCGGATCCGCCCTGGAGGTGGCGTCCTGGTACTTCCCCGCGGACGCGCCGAGCGGTGTGGGCGGCGACTGGTTCGATGTGATCCCGCTGTCCGGGGCGCGGGTCGCCCTGGTCGTGGGGGATGTGGTGGGGCACGGCATCAACGCGGCGGCCACGATGGGGCGGCTGCGTACCGCCGTACGCACCCTGGCCAACCTGGATCTGCCGCCCGATGAACTGCTGGCCCGGCTGGACGACCTGGTCATCGGCCTGGTGAAGACGCAGGGCGCCGACCCGGCGGCGGACGTCGACCCGGCGGCGGACGCCGGGAACCCGAGCGTGGCCTCGACGTTCATGGGGGCCACCTGCCTGTACGCCGTGTACGACCCGGTCAGCAGGCGGTGCAGCATGGCGCGGGCCAGCCATCTGCCGCCGTTGATCGTCGGCCCCGACGGCGCCGTGGACTGCCCCGATCTGCCCGCGGGACCGCCGCTCGGCCTCGGGACGCTGCCCTTCGAGTCCGTCGAACTGGAGCTGGCCGAGGGCAGTCTGATCGCGCTCTACACCAACGGACTGATCGAGACCTGCGACCGCGACATCGGTGTCGGGCTGTCCCGGCTGAGCAACGCCCTCGCGGTGCCCGGGCAGACGCTGAAGGACATCGGCGGAAATGTGGTCAAGGCGCTGATGACCGGGCCGCCGTCGGATGACGCCGCGCTGCTGCTCGCCAGGACCCGCGCCCTGGGCGCGCACCAGGTCGCCTCCTGGGATCTGCCCACCGATCCGGCCGTGGTCGGCAGCGCCCGCGCTCTCGCCGGCCGGCAGCTGTCCGAGTGGGGCATGGACGAGCTGCAGTTCACCACGGAGCTGGTCGTCAGCGAACTGGTCACCAACGCCATCCGCCACGGCACCGGGCCGATCACGCTGCGCCTGATCCGGCAGGACACCCTGATCTGCGAGGTCTCCGATGCCAGCAGCACCTCGCCGCGGCTGCGCCATGCCCGGACCACCGACGAGGGCGGGCGCGGGCTGTTCATCGTCGCGCAGGTCACCCGGCGCTGGGGCACCCGCTACACCCCCACCGGCAAGATCATCTGGACCGAACTGAGCATGCCGTCCGAGGCCGGATCCGCCGTCGAGGAAGGCTGAGCCGGCCCGAAGCGCCGGAGGGCCGGGCCGGGCTCATCCTCAGGGGCGGGAGCGGGGGCACACCAGGAACGCGATCGGACCGGGGGCCTCAGGACACGACCGGGCGGAGCGCGGCCGGGGTGCCACGCCTCACGCCGGCCCGGAAACGCTGCGGGCCGGGGCCTGTTCGCCCTCGCCGGAGACATGGCCGCAGTCGTCCCCGGCGGCGACGGGCCGGCCGACGAGGCCGCGTCCCGGCAGGTCGACATAGTCGCAGTCGGCATCGGCCACGACGCGCCGGGGCGCGGCGCCGGACGGGCAGGCCGTGAGATGGGCGGTCACGAAGGCCGCGCTGGTCCTGGTGATGTCGCGGGTCAGCCCGAGGGGCAGCAGCGAGCGGGTCTCCGCGATCGCGTCGTCCTCCCCGGCCCGCAGCACCACCCGGATCTCCGGTGCCACACCGTGGGCGGCGACCGCGACGGCGATGTTGTCCAGTTCGTGGGAGCCGACGGCGGCGAGCGCCCGTGCCCGCGCCAGCCCCAGCCGCGCCAGCACCGCCCGGTCCTCGCCGTGCGCCAGCACCACGGGTATCCCCATCGACCGGGCGAGGCGCAGATTCGGGGCGGTGGGCTCGCGCTCGACACCGATGACGGGCACCCCCAGCCGGCGCAGCGTCTGGCACAGCCGCAGCCCCACCTGCCCCAGCCCCACCACGATGACGTGACCGGCCCGGGGCAGCACCCGTGGCCCCAGGACACCGACCAGCCGGGGGCCGAACAGCCGGTCGACGATGCCCGCGGTCAGCAGCGCGGTGAATCCCACCGTCACCAGCATCGCCACGGCGGAGACCACCTCGTACACGGGATGCCCGGGATGCGGCGCGGCAGGTCCCACTCCGGCAACGACCCGGGCGGCTTCCAGGAAGGCGGTGCTGACGGGCCGGTGGAACACGGCGACCAGCCACATCCAGTCCGCGGCCAGTACGGCGACGATCCCCAGCAGCCCGATGAGCAGCAGGCGGGCGTCCGCGTCATGCGGCTGCAACTGCCCCCGCAGCCGCCCGAGCAGCGCGCGCCGCCGGGCGCCCGTGCTCGCCCGCCACGCCGTCTCCACCAGGTGGCCCCCGGGGCGCCGGACCGCCACCGCGCCGTTCCCGTCGTCCCATACGGCCAGCGCGTCGGGGTCCACACACAGTCCGGCCAGCGTCGGCGCCAGGAGGTCGGCGGGCGAGACCGGCACGCAGTGGCGCAGCAGCAACCGGAGCTGCTGCGCCACGGTGCGGTCG
This portion of the Streptomyces sp. 2114.4 genome encodes:
- a CDS encoding acyltransferase family protein, whose product is MTPLSHSAAAPASALQDDDQPASAERTAAGPGHSPARPPAGAPGGSQGESAPPPAKHRDAFFDNAKYLAIVLVALGHAWEPLYAGSRSAAALYIFVYAFHMPAFTVISGYFSRSFEMRRNQLQRLVTGVAVPYIVFQTAYAAFRYWAGDLPDFSVDLTDPWFLTWFLVALFLWRLTAPLWRIVRWPVPLALAIALAASVSPDLGSGLDLQRVLQFLPFFVLGMCLKPEHFQLVRRRAARVAAVPVLVAALTFAYWAVPRMNDAWFYHTDSAQHLGVPWWCGVLMQLAMFGCSLVLTACFLAWVPGRRRWCTVLGAGTLYGYLLHGFLAKASRWWDWYDADWIHTPWGALAITLLAGVIVTLLCTPPVQRALRFVMEPKMTWAFRKEPSPPPGAPQGRTV
- a CDS encoding helix-turn-helix domain-containing protein, which translates into the protein MEPSSAASSPPTGISLRQLLMSLGEPLVELQAAPAGLDVEIRSVALLDPEDPPITHPGELVLAIGARGRAAFPALRAGGRDGATAVAVKLDTPGQAAALSATAVEAGIALLSVRSEARWEQVDALVRAALESVPQGRPGEGPEEGDLFSLAQTTAVLTGGIVSIEDTANRVLAYSRSTDSDEVDDLRRLSILGWQGPEAYLARLRKWGVFQRLRASDEVICIDSHPELGIRRRLAVAIRSGERQLGTIWVQEGSVPLTEHSDQALLGAARVAALHLVRRRRELSADLTLTRTLAAGLLEGSTGPQPLANHLALDAARPAAVLGFSYGTAEATPPELARSEVSNLISVHTAARHRSALVTQVDARIYVLLPQLPRSIDTGTLRGWGQAITEAAGRHLGMSLRGSIGCIVPGLGEVPESRREADRILDAMVSAGVATTVAALPDIQAEVLVSEVLTLLSAHPEMRDPRLTALVTHDSRSQGQLAETVLAYLNAFGDVRAAATELHVHPNTLRYRIRRAEELTGLDLSRPDQRLLAMLQLRLPPAP
- a CDS encoding DUF5685 family protein — translated: MFGIVRPCTHRLSQGLKAEWMAHLCGLCLALRGDHGQFARVVTNYDGLIISVLTDAQSGPAQARRRTAGPCPLRGMRTASVAQGEGARLAASVSLVLASAKIRDHVADGNGALRRRPVAAAARKVAAGWDRAGARTGATLGFDTAVLVDAVDRQLGIEELAGPGTPLTFITEPTETATAAAFAHTAVLAGRPGNAAPLAEAGRFFGRLAHLLDAVEDRASDAAEGAWNPLAATGATLAQARRLCDDALHGIRLALRDVEFADSALVHVLLVHELRRSVDRAFGTASCSHQGHGAPGPYDGQGRNPYRNGGPSPYGQPPHYGQAPAGGSPYAHGQQHLNGPQNPYSGGPVGPGGPSGGHGGHGGGSGGGEGGMPHFPQQPKKPRGFFAGCAVAIGLCCTCKLCCAEEYEGPWSRKKREGCCQDCDCCDDCSCCDCCDCCDGCSCCDC
- a CDS encoding undecaprenyl-diphosphate phosphatase; translated protein: MSAISIGQAVVLGAVEGVTEFLPVSSTGHLKIAEGLMGIPVNDKTVVAFSAVIQVGAIAAALVYFFKDIVRIVGAWFRGLRNREERYHHDYKFAWWVIYATIPIVVVGLAAKPLIEGPLASLWVVAGSLIIGSGVMWAADQMGRHKRGEDDTSLKDAMWVGCSQILALLFPGFSRSGATMSTALILDLERVAATRLSFFLGIPALTGAGIYELKDAIGTGAAVAPLAIGTVVSFGVAYASISWLLKFVAKHSFNSFVIYRILVGALLFGLLGMGVLS
- a CDS encoding NAD-binding protein codes for the protein MRSEPEGEAEAPGTNPATGPAGQAPGTVVIGATTLARRVCASLEESGHPVDHLAAPDDQDLRRALAARPAAVAVLVGDDLSALRYALAVRHVCDTVRIVVTVFDRTVAQQLRLLLRHCVPVSPADLLAPTLAGLCVDPDALAVWDDGNGAVAVRRPGGHLVETAWRASTGARRRALLGRLRGQLQPHDADARLLLIGLLGIVAVLAADWMWLVAVFHRPVSTAFLEAARVVAGVGPAAPHPGHPVYEVVSAVAMLVTVGFTALLTAGIVDRLFGPRLVGVLGPRVLPRAGHVIVVGLGQVGLRLCQTLRRLGVPVIGVEREPTAPNLRLARSMGIPVVLAHGEDRAVLARLGLARARALAAVGSHELDNIAVAVAAHGVAPEIRVVLRAGEDDAIAETRSLLPLGLTRDITRTSAAFVTAHLTACPSGAAPRRVVADADCDYVDLPGRGLVGRPVAAGDDCGHVSGEGEQAPARSVSGPA
- a CDS encoding SpoIIE family protein phosphatase, with the protein product MMTSENAVPGGSGRAWDMAKAATAELDAQGRVAAWTRAAERLLGYPAEEVLHRPAAELLAIPGDEARVAAVARWCRSGDGWGGSVAARHRDGRDLQLAVQVTPLLDRTGQERWSVLALEEWRMPGGGVNQLMLEPFLARAPVGMAVLDTDLRYVWVNEVLERLIPLDRRLGRRVAEVLPKLEAEAFEERMRRVLGTGAPVMDYEFRSPTYADPSQERAYSASFFGLEDPQGRRIGLWYMVIDVTERWRAQERLALLNDASVRIGSTLDVARTAQELADVAVPALADFVAVDLLDSVLRGAEPVPGPVDSTPTMRRSGQQSVHEGCPEAGLAVGEAVQRSPSSPIARCLLKGESLVEPVLDFATSSWVTEDPVRADVIRAFGFRSVMVAPVKARGITLGAATFFRSRRLGPFVADDVRLAEELVARAAVCVDNARRFTRERAAARVMQQNLLPHELTGGSALEVASWYFPADAPSGVGGDWFDVIPLSGARVALVVGDVVGHGINAAATMGRLRTAVRTLANLDLPPDELLARLDDLVIGLVKTQGADPAADVDPAADAGNPSVASTFMGATCLYAVYDPVSRRCSMARASHLPPLIVGPDGAVDCPDLPAGPPLGLGTLPFESVELELAEGSLIALYTNGLIETCDRDIGVGLSRLSNALAVPGQTLKDIGGNVVKALMTGPPSDDAALLLARTRALGAHQVASWDLPTDPAVVGSARALAGRQLSEWGMDELQFTTELVVSELVTNAIRHGTGPITLRLIRQDTLICEVSDASSTSPRLRHARTTDEGGRGLFIVAQVTRRWGTRYTPTGKIIWTELSMPSEAGSAVEEG